GCCCCCCGCCTGCGCAACCTGCGCCAGCGCTTCGGCGATGCGGTACAACCCTCCGGCGACGTACCACGCGCCAAACGCGAACTCGACGTAGGGAATCAGGCAGAAGGTCGCCTGCGCCCGATACGGCGACGAACCGTTGTACGTCGCATAACGGTTGAACAACTGCCGCAGATAGGGGCTGGTGAAAAACTCGGCCGTCCGGTCGGCGACCGTCTTGAACGTCGCCAAACGTGGTAGCTGGCGCAGCAGGCGGCCGTCGAGCCGTCGCCACAAATTGCGCCAGTCGCGGAAGTCATTGAACAAAAACACTGGCGCAGTCGCGGTGTAGAGGTCGGCACCGTAACTGAGAAAGCGAAAAAACGCCGCTTCGTCCTCCGGCGCGAGCCGGCGCAGCTCGGCGATGGTCTTCGCCAAGTCGGACGACAAATCAAGTCGTGCGCCGTCGGGCCAGCGGTAGCGGCAAATCGGGTCCAGCGGCTGAAGCGTGAGGTAATCTTCCAGCCGCGCGCCAGCGACGGCGAAGGTGTCCCGGAGAATGTCGGGCAACGTCACCAGCGACGGGCCGGTGTCAAATGAAAAACCGCCGGCGACAATCCGGTTGAGCTTGCCGCCGACGGTGGGGTTCTTTTCAAGGATGCAAACCTGAAAACCGCGCGCCGCCAGATGGAGCGCCGCCGCCAGCCCGCCCAATCCGGCGCCGACGATGATGACACGCTGCGCGTTCATGCGCCACATCCGCCGGGACTCACCCGACGGTTGTTCGACGGATGGTGGCGCGTACCGCCGGCGTCGGCCCGTCCGGCGGCGTCTCCACCGGAACAATGTGCATGGGCGGCATCCGCACCAGCGCGTGGGCGGTGTGCGTCGCCATATGCTCGCGGATGTACTCAACCAGCGCCATCATATGCTGGTGCATTTCTTCCATCCGGTCGCGCATGCCAAGGATGATCTGGACGCCAGCCAGATTGACGCCCATTTCGCGCGTCAGGTTGAGGATACACCGCAGCCGCTCTAGGTCGGCGTCGGTGTAGTAGCGGGTGTTGCGCGCCGTGCGGGACGGAACAAGCAGGCCCTCCCGCTCATACATGCGAAGCGTCTGCTCATGAATGCCAAACGTTTCAGCCACTACGCCAATCGAGTACCGGCGTGGCTTAGTTTGCTTCCGGCTGCGTGTCGTCATGGCTTGGGCCCCTACAAGTTGAGGTCACTCAACGCCGAGCGACTTCCGTGGATTTTCCGGGTTCAAGCGTTCATACTGACGCAAGAGCTCCTTGGTTTCTTCGCTGATGACCGAAGGCAGGACAATCTTGACTTCAACGTATTGGTCGCCGCGCGTACCGGGACTGCGCAAGACGGGAAAACCCTTCTCCCGCAGCCGGAATTTTTGACCTGATTGCGTCCCCGGCGGAATCCGCAACTGGGCTTTGCCGCCGACGGTCGGCACTTCAATCTTGGCGCCCAGCGCCGCCTCTGGGACGGTAATCGGCACGGTACAGTAAATGTTATCCCCTTTGCGCGTAAAGAACGGATGCGACCCGACATTAGTGATAAGGTACAGGTCGCCGGGCGGGCCGCCGTTGACGCCAGGATAACCCTTGCCCGCGATCCGCACCTTCGAGCCGTTGTCCACGCCGGCCGGGATGCGCGCCGTAATGGTTTCCGCCGGCCGGCCACCCATCGGTGGGAGCGTCACCTTGACGGTCGTTCCCTCCATCGCCTCCTCAAACGAGATCGAAACCGTCTGTTCGATGTCGCGTCCGGCTTGGGGAAACGGCCCCCGGGCGCTTCCGCGCATGCCGCCAAACATTTCCGCGAAAATGTCCCGAAACGACGTAGCGCCGCCAAAGTCGAAGTTGCCGAAGTCAAAGGGAATGCCGCCGCCAGTTGCGCCGCTTTTCGCCGCCTGCGCATGCGCCTCGGTATAGACTCCGAAGCGGTCGTACACTTTCCGCTTCTCCTCGTCGCCCAGCACGTCAAAGGCCTCGGAAATGCGCTTGAACTTTTCTTCCGCCGCCTTGTCGCCGGGGTTCAGGTCCGGGTGGTACTTGCGCGCCAGTCGGCGGTAAGCCTTTTTGATTTCTTCCGCTGAGGCGGTTCTTGGAACGCCGAGCGTCGCGTAATAGTCCTGCTTCGCCATGACTGCCTCCGCTATCCAGTCGGGACTAAGCGTCAGGGCTGAGCCAGCTGTGCCCCAGCCGGCGCGACTGGGGCACAAGCCGTCTCATGGCGCTTGGTCACCGCTTGTCGTCCACATCAACGTATTCGGCGTCAATTACGTTGTCGTCACCCTTGCCGGCGTCTTGGCGGCTTGCGCTGGCAGCCCCGGCGGCGCGGCCGGCGGCGTCCTTGTACATCATTTCAGACACTTTGTAGGTCGCCTTTTGCAAGCGGTCGCACAGGCTGTTGAGTTCTGACAGCGACGCCGTTTCCAACTTCGACTTGGCTTCGGACAGTGCGCTTTCGATCTCCGACAGTGTGGACGACTCGATCTTTGCACGATTTTCAGCGACCAACTTCTCGGTCGAGTAAATCAGCGAATCGAGCCGGTTCTTGGCTTCGACGCGCTCGCGCATTTCGCGGTCTTTCGCCGCGTTGGCTTCGGCCTCGCGCACCATCCGGTCAATCTCTTCCTTAGTGAGCCCGGAGCTGGAGGTGACAGTAATCTTCTGCTCGCGGCCCGTTCCCAAATCTTTCGCCGTGACATTGACGATGCCGTTGGCGTCTATGTCGAAGGTGACTTCGATCTGCGGGACACCGCGCGGCGCCGGTGGGATGTCCACCAGCCGGAACACGCCGAGCGTCCGGTTGTCCCGCGCCATCGGACGTTCACCCTGCAAAACATGCACTTCGACCGAGGTTTGGTTGTCGGTCGCCGTCGAGAAAATCTCGCTCTTGCGGGTGGGAATCGTTGTGTTGCGCGGGATCATGATCGTATTGACGCCGCCCAGCGTCTCAATCCCAAGGCTCAGCGGCGTAACGTCGAGCAGCAGGAGGTCTTTCACGTCGCCAGCCAGCACCCCTGCTTGGATGGCCGCGCCAATCGCTACTACTTCGTCGGGGTTGACTGACCGGTTGGGTTCTTTGCCAAAGAACTCCCTGACCAGTTGCTGCACCCTGGGGATGCGGGTCGAGCCGCCGACCAGAATCACCTCGTCAATCTGGGAGGGCTTCAGACCGGCGTCCTCTAGCGCCTTGCGGCAGGGCTCAAGCGTGCGCTGGAGAATGTGCTCCACCAACTGCTCAAACTTCGCCCGCGTCAGCTTCATCACCAGATGCTTCGGCCCAGAAGCGTCCGCTGTGATGAAGGGCAGGTTGATTTCAGTTTCCATCGCGGACGAAAGCTCGATTTTGGCCTTCTCGGCGGCTTCCTTCAGGCGTTGGAGCGCCATCTTGTCGGACCTTAAGTCAATACCCTGATCCTTCTTGAACTCGCTGATAATCCAGTTGATGAGGCATTCGTCCACGTCGTCGCCGCCAAGGTGCGTATCACCGTTAGTGGACTTGACTTCGACAACACCTTCGCCGACTTCCAGAATCGAAATATCAAACGTCCCACCGCCGAAGTCGAAAACGGCGATAGTTTCATCTTTCTTCTTGTCCAGCCCGTAGGCCAGCGCCGCCGCCGTCGGCTCGTTGACGATGCGCTTGACTTCCAGACCGGCGATTTTACCGGCGTCTTTGGTGGCCTGCCGCTGGGCATCGTTGAAGTAGGCCGGAACGGTGATGACGGCTTCTGTCACCGGATGCCCCAAATAGTCTTCCGCCGCCGTCTTTAGCTTTTGCAACACCATGGCGGAAATCTCCGGCGGGGCCCATTCCTTGCCGCCGCCGACCAGACGCACATCGCCATTCGGCCCTTCAACAACCTTGTAGGGCACTTGTTTGATTTCCTCTTTGACCTCGTTGAACCGGCGGCCGATGAAACGCTTGACGGAATAGAAGGTGTTTTCCGGGTTGGTTACGGCCTGCCGCTTGGCGACCTGGCCAACCAGGCGACTTCCGTCCTTGGTGAAGGCGACAACCGATGGCGTCGTCCGTGCTCCTTCTGAGTTGGTGATGACGACCGGTTCACCGCCTTCCATAACGGCGACCACGGAGTTGGTTGTCCCCAAATCAATCCCGATGATTTTCCCCATACGTTACACTCCACTCATCGTTGAAATGCGGTTCACGAAACGCGGCTGGATGGTGGGTGACAGCCCGCCGGCCGGCGTTGGAACTTTTATGCCGCCACTATAATACTTGAGTCCAGTGTTGTCAACTTTATTTTAGTGCCGTAGCTTACCGACGCGGCAGGCGGCGCTTCTTAGTCCGCAGCGTCATCTGAGGATCGCCTGCCACTAACAACAATCGCCCGGCTGTTGTCGTTACGGCTGGTTGCGGCACGTAACGCACCGTAAACCACCGCCGACGAACTTCATCAGTCAAGATGGCGGCCGCATTAGTTTCGTCCAACCGAAAAGCCCGCCCGCCGGTGTCTTCCGTCAGTCGGCGAATTACTTCCACCGGCTTCGGGCCAAGCCGCTTGGGACGTGGTGCGCCGTAGGTGCGATCCTGCGCCTGCCAGGCGTACAACACCACGTCCACTGACTGTAACGCCGCCAGCGCATCCTCAAAGGTGGTTTGCGAACCTTCGTCGTAACCGTCCGAGAGCAGCACAATCACTCGTTTACTGACAGTTGTCGCCGGACGAAAAACATCCTCCGTTACGGCCAGCAAGGCGTCATAGAGGCGGGGCGTCGAGCGTTTCCGAAACAGTTTTGCTCCAGCAATGAGCCGGCTGGCATCTTCCGTCAGCTCACACAAGATTTCTGGCTCTTTGGCGTACCCGACCAACATCAACCGGTCGCCGGTGAAGAGTTCTCGAATCAACGACCGCGCCAGTTGTTCCATGTCGCCGACTTCAACCTGAAACGTTGCCGAATTGTCCGCCAAAAAGACGATAACGGCGGCAGAGGGATCGGGTTCGACGCTTTCAATGATTTGCTCTGTCCCAGCGTCGTAGAGCGTCATATCGGTCGGCGTCAGGCGAATCGGCGGCGTGTCTGGTGCTGGAACCTGCGCGATGACCGTCAGATGAGCGCGTGGCGACTGTTCCCCACCGACGCGACCCGACTGCGCCGCCGCTCGGCTGCCGGCGACGCTGATGACTAAACCGAAACCAAAACCAATCTGTTCGATGAACGTCCGCCGGTTCATCACTTGCGCCGTATCCCCCGGAGTTCTGGGTCTTGCCGGCTGGTCTAAAGGCCAGAGATGTAGCACTTTAGGACTGCTGAAGACGCCGTCTCGCCAAAGTCTGCTGTCCAACGACGACTCACAGGATGCTAGAGTAACAACCCACCGCAAAGTCTATTCAACCGACCGATGCCCCACCATCGCTTCTACGCGCCGTTGGAAAACTTTACAGCCGCCGAGGTGTACCTACCCGACGACGAAGCCCACCATGCCGTTCACGTTCTTCGCATTCGTGTTGGCGAAACCGTCAATGTTTTTGACGGTCAGGGCCGCGCCTTCTGTGCTGTCGTGACGGAAGCCTCCAAACGCGGCGTCCGTCTAGTACCGGCCGAACCGCTCCCATCCAACGAGTCGCCGCTTGACTTGACACTTGCCGCCGCCCTACTCAAGGCCGACAAGTTTGAGTGGGTGATCCAGAAGGCTGTTGAACTTGGCGTTACCCGGATTGTCCCGCTTGTTACCCGCCACGTCGAGCCAGGGCTTGTGCGCGGACTCTCCGCTGAACGTCTTAGCCGTTGGGCGCGCATTAGCCGTGAGGCGACAAAGCAGTGCGGACGCAGCCGCCTTACGCCCGTCACGGCGCCGCGTCCGCTTGCCGAAGTGACGGCAATGGAAGGGGTCAAATTCTTTTTCACCGAGCACGGCGGACAAAGCTGGAGTCGCATTGTCAAAGGCATAGACACGCCACCGTCGGTAGTGACAGCTTTTGTCGGACCAGAAGGCGGCTGGAGCCATGACGAGCGGACACGGGCTGTCGCCGACGGTGCGCATTTGGTTACACTGGGAAGGCGCATCCTGCGGGCTGAAACGGCGGGCATCCTTGCTGTCGGCTTACTTCAGTCCGCATTTGGTGATTTTGTTGACGACTAAGCTGGCTTTCCTTATGCAAGGAGCGATGAAAACTGTTGATGACGCTTTGCTCAAGGTTTTGGTGTTCGGTCAGTGTCGTGCGCTGGTTGGGGCGGACGCCGCGCCGGTCCAGGTCGCTGTCCCGACGACGGCGGGGGCCGTCCTTGACGCCGTATGCGAACAGTACCCACAACTTGCCCCGTTGCGTGGCAGCCTGCTGGTCGCCGTCAATGAAGCTTACGCCCGCGCTGAAACCCCAGTTGAAAATGGCGACGAAGTCGCTGTCTTTCCACCAATCGCCGGGGGCTAAGGTGCGATGACAGCGAGCGAACCCTCCGGCGACATCATTGCGCTGACGTATGAACCAATAGATACGGCGGGGATTGTCCGGCGGCTGATTCGTCCTTCGGTTGGAGCTGTTGTGACCTTTGAAGGCGTTGTCCGCGACAACCTACACGGCCGCCGGACGCTCTACCTCGACTATGAGGCCTATGAGCCAATGGCCCTCAAGATGCTTTGGCGAATTGCCGCCGAAGCGCGAGACAAGTACCCCGACCTTGACCGGCTGGCGCTCGTTCATCGGCTTGGACGGTTACAACTTTCTGATACCAGCGTCCTTGTTGCAGCGACTTCACCCCACCGCGCAACGGCGTTCGACGCCTGTCGCTTTGGAATTGACCGCATTAAGACGCTGGTTCCGATCTGGAAGCACGAATTCTTTGAGGACGGCGACGTATGGGTGGAGGGTGTCCGCCCGATGCTCGATCTGTAATCTCCGATTGCGCCCGCACTGTCTCCAAATGGCCGGGCGGCCCGCGGACAACAGCTGTAACGAACAGCTGTCGCCTGCGACCCTCCCTCCCCGGTACCGTAAAGTCAGATCATACCCTGTGCTTCTTGGGTAAAGCGTCGCACCGTACGATGACCGAAGAAGCGCCGAAGCTCATCTACGGCTGTATTGAGCAAGCCTTGGCTGTTCAGGAGCGACCGCACGTATTGGGGCGCTAAGGCTTCCTGGATCGGCTCAAACCCGTGCTCAATCAGACTCCAGCCGGGACGGAGTTTCGAGGCCATGCCCTCCAACAACGAAAGGCTTCGAAAGACGTAGACCAATTCGGGCGGCAGGTTCAGTCCCAACTCCCGCGCCATCCGCTCAATAGCCAGCCCGACGCCTAGCATGCGGTTTTGCGCATCCAGCCCACGCCGGTGGAGTCGGATAATTTCCTCAATGAAGGCGTGAATCCGGCGGCGGTTTGTGCCTTCGGCGACAATGCCGGTTTCGTAGAGACCGTCCACCAGCCGTTCCCGGTCGCCACGCAAGCCAGCGACAACAGCGTCTAGAATGGCGGTGCGCATCTCACGCGACAGACGGCACACCATGCCGTAATCGAGTAGGATCAACTGCCCGCCATCCCCAACAAGGATGTTGCCAGGATGCGGGTCGGCATGGTAGACGCCGGCGACAAAAATCATTTCGGCGTAAAGCTTGACCAGCCGAGCGATAAGATCATCAAGGTCGAAGCCGGCGGCCC
The window above is part of the Chloracidobacterium sp. genome. Proteins encoded here:
- a CDS encoding molybdenum cofactor biosynthesis protein MoaE — encoded protein: MTASEPSGDIIALTYEPIDTAGIVRRLIRPSVGAVVTFEGVVRDNLHGRRTLYLDYEAYEPMALKMLWRIAAEARDKYPDLDRLALVHRLGRLQLSDTSVLVAATSPHRATAFDACRFGIDRIKTLVPIWKHEFFEDGDVWVEGVRPMLDL
- a CDS encoding 16S rRNA (uracil(1498)-N(3))-methyltransferase, with the protein product MPHHRFYAPLENFTAAEVYLPDDEAHHAVHVLRIRVGETVNVFDGQGRAFCAVVTEASKRGVRLVPAEPLPSNESPLDLTLAAALLKADKFEWVIQKAVELGVTRIVPLVTRHVEPGLVRGLSAERLSRWARISREATKQCGRSRLTPVTAPRPLAEVTAMEGVKFFFTEHGGQSWSRIVKGIDTPPSVVTAFVGPEGGWSHDERTRAVADGAHLVTLGRRILRAETAGILAVGLLQSAFGDFVDD
- the dnaK gene encoding molecular chaperone DnaK; the encoded protein is MGKIIGIDLGTTNSVVAVMEGGEPVVITNSEGARTTPSVVAFTKDGSRLVGQVAKRQAVTNPENTFYSVKRFIGRRFNEVKEEIKQVPYKVVEGPNGDVRLVGGGKEWAPPEISAMVLQKLKTAAEDYLGHPVTEAVITVPAYFNDAQRQATKDAGKIAGLEVKRIVNEPTAAALAYGLDKKKDETIAVFDFGGGTFDISILEVGEGVVEVKSTNGDTHLGGDDVDECLINWIISEFKKDQGIDLRSDKMALQRLKEAAEKAKIELSSAMETEINLPFITADASGPKHLVMKLTRAKFEQLVEHILQRTLEPCRKALEDAGLKPSQIDEVILVGGSTRIPRVQQLVREFFGKEPNRSVNPDEVVAIGAAIQAGVLAGDVKDLLLLDVTPLSLGIETLGGVNTIMIPRNTTIPTRKSEIFSTATDNQTSVEVHVLQGERPMARDNRTLGVFRLVDIPPAPRGVPQIEVTFDIDANGIVNVTAKDLGTGREQKITVTSSSGLTKEEIDRMVREAEANAAKDREMRERVEAKNRLDSLIYSTEKLVAENRAKIESSTLSEIESALSEAKSKLETASLSELNSLCDRLQKATYKVSEMMYKDAAGRAAGAASASRQDAGKGDDNVIDAEYVDVDDKR
- a CDS encoding MerR family transcriptional regulator encodes the protein MTTRSRKQTKPRRYSIGVVAETFGIHEQTLRMYEREGLLVPSRTARNTRYYTDADLERLRCILNLTREMGVNLAGVQIILGMRDRMEEMHQHMMALVEYIREHMATHTAHALVRMPPMHIVPVETPPDGPTPAVRATIRRTTVG
- a CDS encoding DnaJ domain-containing protein, with translation MAKQDYYATLGVPRTASAEEIKKAYRRLARKYHPDLNPGDKAAEEKFKRISEAFDVLGDEEKRKVYDRFGVYTEAHAQAAKSGATGGGIPFDFGNFDFGGATSFRDIFAEMFGGMRGSARGPFPQAGRDIEQTVSISFEEAMEGTTVKVTLPPMGGRPAETITARIPAGVDNGSKVRIAGKGYPGVNGGPPGDLYLITNVGSHPFFTRKGDNIYCTVPITVPEAALGAKIEVPTVGGKAQLRIPPGTQSGQKFRLREKGFPVLRSPGTRGDQYVEVKIVLPSVISEETKELLRQYERLNPENPRKSLGVE
- a CDS encoding VWA domain-containing protein gives rise to the protein MNRRTFIEQIGFGFGLVISVAGSRAAAQSGRVGGEQSPRAHLTVIAQVPAPDTPPIRLTPTDMTLYDAGTEQIIESVEPDPSAAVIVFLADNSATFQVEVGDMEQLARSLIRELFTGDRLMLVGYAKEPEILCELTEDASRLIAGAKLFRKRSTPRLYDALLAVTEDVFRPATTVSKRVIVLLSDGYDEGSQTTFEDALAALQSVDVVLYAWQAQDRTYGAPRPKRLGPKPVEVIRRLTEDTGGRAFRLDETNAAAILTDEVRRRWFTVRYVPQPAVTTTAGRLLLVAGDPQMTLRTKKRRLPRR
- a CDS encoding MoaD/ThiS family protein; this encodes MKTVDDALLKVLVFGQCRALVGADAAPVQVAVPTTAGAVLDAVCEQYPQLAPLRGSLLVAVNEAYARAETPVENGDEVAVFPPIAGG